One Nocardia huaxiensis genomic window, CGGATCTGCGCCTGGGCGAAGCCTCGGTCACCATCGAGGCCACCGGGACATCCGCCACGGTCAGCGGCCTGCCCGGCGACTGGCGGCTGATCCAGGAGTAGCGGCTATTCGGCCGAGATCGGTTCCAGCGAAGGCCGTTTGGCTTCCAATCCATCGCCGGAGGAGCGCCCGGTGAGACGGCGGTGAATCCACGGCAGCAGGAATTCCCTGGCCCAGTGCAGGTCCTGCTGCCGGGCGGCCGGCCACGGCAGCGGTTCTTCGTCCGGCCACGGCGCCCGCCAATCCTCGTCCACCGCAATGCCGAGCGCCTCACAGGTGCGCAGCGCGAGACGGCGATGCCCCTCGGCGGACAGGTGCAGCCGATCCCAGCTCCAGGCGCGATGTTCCTGCAGAACCTTCATCCCCCACAGATCGACGACCGGGCAGCCGAATTCGTCGGCGATGGCCCGCAGGTGCATGTTGTAGGTGGCGATCTTGCCGCGCAGATGTCGCATGACGGGCTGGAATCCGGTGTCCATGCCGGTGAAGACCACCACCGTCGCGCCGGTGCCGCGCAGTTCGATCAGGGCGTCGCGGTAGATGCCGGCCAGCTCGTCCGGGTCACCGCCGGGCCGGATCAGATCGTTGCCGCCCGCGCAGAATGTGACCAGGTCCGGCCGCAATTCGACGGCCCGCCCCAGCTGATCGTCGATGATCTGGCGAATCAGCTTGCCGCGCACCGCCAGATTGGCGTACCGGACCTCGCCGACCTGCCCGGCCAGATGCTCCGCCACCCGGTCCGCCCAGCCGCGGTAGCGGCCGTTCGGCGTCTCATCGCTGTCCGGATAGGGATCGTCCATGCCTTCGGTGAAGCTGTCGCCGAGTGCGACGAAGGACAGAATCTCACGGGGCAATTCATGGTCCGGCATGACAATCGATCTTGCCAAGCAACCGTCCGGTTACGCGAGCGTCGGTAGGGGCCGGTGATCCCGGAATCACATTGTGCATGACCGACGCATCCCCGGCCCGGCTCGGGCGCGATCGCGAAACAGGTCAGCGCGGAATGGTTCTCCCGTTCTCGGGCAGGCGGGCGGACCAGCGGGGCGGGCGCCGCTCCAGGTGGGCGCGCACGCCTTCCTTCGCATCCGGGGTGCCCATGAGCCGACGGTGCAGATCGGTTTCGCGGGCGGCGACCTGCGCGGGGTTCAGGTTGTCGCGGGCGGTGTCCCACAGCAGGGTCTTGCACAGTGCCACCGACATCGGTGCGGTGTGGGTGGCAATGTCGTGTGCCAGCTCCAGAGCGGCGGGCAGCACCTCCTGCGCCGGCAGCACCTGGTTGGCGAGGCCCAGGCGGAGCAGGTCCGCACCGGTGTGGCGGCGGCCGGTCAGCAGGAGTTCAGCGGCGGCCGTGAGACCCGCGAGATGCGTGACGGTCCAATGCGATACCGCGTCGGGCAGGACACCGAAACGCACCTGCGGAATCGCGTACCAGGCATTGTCGGCGACGATCCGGATGTCGGCCTGCAGGGCGAGGGTCAGGCCGATGCCGATGGCGTGCCCGTTGATGGCCGCGATCACCGGCTTGCGGAGCTCGAATGCGGGCGGCTGGATCGGCGAGGCGGTGAAATCCGGGTCGGTGGGGGCGTCGAAGGTGTTGTCGCCGTTCGTGAAATCCGCGCCGGCGCAGAAGGCCGGGGGTGCGCCGGTGACCACGACCACCCGAATCGAGTCGTCGGTGTCCAGGGTCGCGTAGTGCTCGCCGAGGGCCCGTCCCATGTCGGC contains:
- a CDS encoding enoyl-CoA hydratase/isomerase family protein, whose product is MSVVEVSVDGGVALLTLNRPERRNAFTADMGRALGEHYATLDTDDSIRVVVVTGAPPAFCAGADFTNGDNTFDAPTDPDFTASPIQPPAFELRKPVIAAINGHAIGIGLTLALQADIRIVADNAWYAIPQVRFGVLPDAVSHWTVTHLAGLTAAAELLLTGRRHTGADLLRLGLANQVLPAQEVLPAALELAHDIATHTAPMSVALCKTLLWDTARDNLNPAQVAARETDLHRRLMGTPDAKEGVRAHLERRPPRWSARLPENGRTIPR
- a CDS encoding SGNH/GDSL hydrolase family protein; amino-acid sequence: MPDHELPREILSFVALGDSFTEGMDDPYPDSDETPNGRYRGWADRVAEHLAGQVGEVRYANLAVRGKLIRQIIDDQLGRAVELRPDLVTFCAGGNDLIRPGGDPDELAGIYRDALIELRGTGATVVVFTGMDTGFQPVMRHLRGKIATYNMHLRAIADEFGCPVVDLWGMKVLQEHRAWSWDRLHLSAEGHRRLALRTCEALGIAVDEDWRAPWPDEEPLPWPAARQQDLHWAREFLLPWIHRRLTGRSSGDGLEAKRPSLEPISAE